In Crateriforma spongiae, the following proteins share a genomic window:
- the pepF gene encoding oligoendopeptidase F: MSSSSSTMPTESLPQRQDVPAEHCWDLSSLYADAQTWEADFAKLDGMIETFATFQGRLGESTDTLVAALDFDRDFDQIAERLGTYAFLKTTEDQTDSDAQAMKSRFQNLAVRAGQAASFMRPELLAIDPQRMDELMDDPAVQPYRLQLERVLRFRPHTLSDREERLLAMQGEMASAAGNAFRQLNDADLKFGHITDHKGRRQELSHASFAQFLQSPDRGVRKAAFNQYYEQFQAHENTLAATLAGSVQRDVYYARARNYESSLESALFPDNVPTDVYDNLITAVRGALPAVHHYFDVRRRKMGLDDLHHYDTYVPILSDVEKHHTWDQAVDVVLKSLAPLGQSYVDTLAEGLRGRWADRFPNRGKQSGAFSCGSFDGDPYILMNFKEEVLNDVFTLTHEAGHSMHSWYSALEQPFQYYNYTIFVAEVASTFNEQLLTRYMLDHAADDNERAYLINNELDSIRATVVRQTMFAEFEKKTHEMCEAGEPLTVKSLRAAYRELLDAYFGPDFVIDESLELECFRIPHFYRAFYVYKYATGLSAAVALSTRVLEGGEQELGDYLSFLKGGCSKDPLDLLRDAGVDMTHPQPVQTTLDRFAALTAELDQLV; the protein is encoded by the coding sequence ATGTCCTCATCATCTTCGACCATGCCGACCGAATCGCTGCCACAACGCCAAGACGTCCCGGCCGAACACTGTTGGGATTTGAGCAGCCTGTACGCCGATGCCCAAACGTGGGAAGCGGACTTTGCCAAGCTGGACGGGATGATCGAAACGTTCGCGACCTTTCAGGGACGTTTGGGGGAATCCACCGACACCTTGGTCGCGGCTTTGGATTTCGACCGCGACTTTGATCAGATCGCCGAGCGGCTGGGAACGTACGCGTTTTTGAAGACGACCGAAGACCAGACCGACAGCGATGCGCAGGCGATGAAGTCGCGTTTCCAAAACTTGGCCGTTCGTGCGGGCCAGGCGGCCAGCTTCATGCGCCCCGAATTGCTGGCAATTGATCCGCAACGCATGGACGAATTGATGGACGATCCGGCGGTGCAGCCGTACCGTTTGCAGCTGGAACGAGTGCTGCGATTTCGTCCGCACACCCTGAGCGATCGCGAAGAACGTTTGTTGGCGATGCAGGGCGAAATGGCTTCGGCCGCCGGCAATGCGTTCCGCCAATTGAATGATGCCGATTTGAAATTCGGGCACATCACTGATCACAAGGGCCGCCGGCAAGAGCTATCACACGCCAGCTTCGCACAGTTCTTGCAAAGCCCGGATCGTGGCGTGCGAAAGGCCGCATTCAATCAATATTACGAACAATTCCAAGCACACGAAAACACGTTGGCCGCAACCCTGGCCGGCAGCGTCCAGCGAGACGTCTATTACGCTCGTGCGCGCAATTACGAAAGCAGTTTGGAATCCGCGTTGTTCCCCGACAATGTGCCGACGGACGTCTATGACAATTTGATCACTGCGGTTCGCGGCGCCTTACCGGCCGTGCACCATTACTTTGATGTCCGGCGCCGCAAAATGGGGTTGGACGATCTGCACCACTATGACACCTACGTGCCGATTCTTAGTGATGTGGAAAAGCACCACACTTGGGACCAAGCGGTCGATGTTGTTCTGAAATCGCTTGCACCCTTGGGCCAATCCTATGTCGACACGTTGGCCGAAGGCTTGCGTGGCCGATGGGCCGACCGGTTCCCCAATCGCGGAAAGCAAAGCGGCGCGTTCAGCTGTGGCAGCTTTGACGGCGACCCCTACATTCTGATGAACTTCAAAGAAGAAGTCCTGAATGATGTCTTTACGTTGACACACGAAGCCGGCCACTCCATGCACAGTTGGTACTCGGCATTGGAGCAGCCGTTTCAGTATTACAACTACACGATCTTTGTGGCCGAAGTCGCCAGCACGTTCAACGAACAATTGTTGACTCGTTACATGCTGGACCATGCGGCCGACGACAACGAGCGTGCGTACTTGATCAACAACGAACTGGACAGCATCCGCGCAACAGTGGTGCGTCAAACCATGTTCGCGGAATTTGAAAAGAAGACGCATGAAATGTGCGAGGCCGGCGAACCCTTGACGGTCAAATCGCTTCGTGCCGCCTATCGTGAATTGTTGGACGCCTACTTTGGCCCTGATTTCGTCATCGACGAATCCTTGGAACTGGAATGCTTCCGCATCCCACACTTCTATCGTGCGTTCTATGTGTACAAGTACGCCACGGGCTTGAGTGCCGCCGTTGCATTGTCCACTCGCGTGCTGGAAGGCGGCGAGCAAGAACTCGGTGACTACCTTTCGTTCCTTAAAGGCGGATGCAGCAAAGACCCGCTGGACCTTTTGCGTGACGCCGGCGTCGACATGACGCACCCGCAACCGGTGCAGACCACGCTGGATCGCTTCGCAGCGTTGACGGCGGAATTGGACCAGTTGGTGTAG
- a CDS encoding DNA-3-methyladenine glycosylase family protein has translation MKDDVGSGDRPPRRLDATTIRVAAEAIADGDPVMAAVLQTHGPPPLWKRPQTFRTFVRIILEQQVSLSSARSTFQRLARSMPDGVTATRVVAAGQPGLQAVGFSRQKSRYAVSLADDVIAGRFRIPALRTMPDDQVRRQITDRLGLGDWSAGVYLMMAMLRPDVLPHGDLALVKGLAELDDGVYGDPVELERRTESWRPFRSVGVRMVWQAYLARRNQRFQPT, from the coding sequence GTGAAGGACGATGTCGGATCGGGCGATCGGCCACCACGTCGCCTGGACGCAACGACGATTCGGGTTGCGGCCGAAGCGATTGCCGACGGCGATCCGGTGATGGCCGCAGTCCTGCAGACGCACGGCCCGCCACCGCTGTGGAAACGTCCGCAAACATTCAGGACGTTCGTCCGCATCATCTTGGAACAACAGGTATCGCTGTCTTCGGCGCGGTCGACCTTCCAGCGTTTAGCCCGGTCGATGCCCGACGGAGTCACCGCGACGCGGGTCGTGGCGGCCGGCCAACCGGGATTGCAGGCGGTCGGTTTCAGTCGCCAGAAGTCCCGCTATGCCGTTTCGCTTGCCGACGACGTGATCGCCGGTCGCTTTCGCATTCCGGCTTTGCGAACGATGCCGGACGACCAAGTGCGCCGCCAGATCACCGACCGTCTGGGGCTGGGTGATTGGTCCGCGGGGGTCTATCTGATGATGGCGATGCTGCGTCCGGACGTGCTGCCCCACGGCGACTTGGCCTTGGTGAAGGGGTTGGCCGAGTTGGACGACGGCGTCTACGGCGATCCCGTCGAACTGGAAAGACGCACCGAATCTTGGCGTCCGTTCCGCAGCGTCGGCGTGCGGATGGTCTGGCAAGCCTATCTGGCCCGCCGCAATCAGCGGTTCCAACCGACGTGA
- a CDS encoding RNA polymerase sigma factor, producing MNDTSGHDVDRFLIQQIRQGDSDAWAKLIERYEGRLLAYTDSRIRNRATSEDIVQEAFVGFLVSLPNYDGARPLESYLFSICAYKLTDHLRREGRRPALQLHARGSDDASRAIEPVGSARVASSIVRSVERKRIEEQAVRQAIEEQIARWKESGNFVKLKVLELLFVTGMPNKQVAETTGTTEQQVANYKSDFLLRIKSIVKRQDLDDSVFPELTGDESGSA from the coding sequence ATGAACGACACCAGCGGCCATGACGTCGATCGCTTTCTGATCCAGCAAATCCGCCAAGGCGATTCGGACGCCTGGGCCAAGCTGATCGAGCGCTACGAGGGTCGGCTGCTGGCCTACACCGACAGCCGCATTCGAAACCGGGCGACCAGCGAAGACATCGTCCAAGAGGCCTTTGTCGGATTCCTGGTCAGCCTGCCGAATTATGACGGCGCGCGGCCGCTGGAAAGCTATTTGTTTTCCATTTGCGCCTACAAGCTGACCGACCACCTTCGCCGCGAAGGCCGCCGACCCGCGTTGCAACTGCACGCACGCGGCAGTGACGACGCCAGCCGCGCGATCGAACCGGTCGGTTCGGCGCGCGTGGCCAGTTCGATTGTCCGCAGTGTCGAGCGTAAGCGAATCGAGGAACAGGCCGTTCGCCAGGCGATCGAAGAACAGATCGCTCGTTGGAAGGAATCGGGAAATTTCGTCAAGCTGAAGGTCTTGGAACTGTTGTTCGTCACCGGCATGCCCAACAAGCAGGTTGCCGAGACGACGGGCACGACCGAACAGCAGGTCGCCAATTACAAGAGCGATTTTTTGCTGCGGATCAAATCGATCGTCAAACGCCAGGACTTGGACGATTCGGTGTTTCCCGAACTGACCGGCGACGAATCGGGATCGGCTTGA
- a CDS encoding arylsulfatase, producing MRHLFLALAMAAITLACQAADRPNVVLIITDDQGYGDLSCHGNPVLKTPELDRLYAESVRLADYHVSPTCSPTRSAFLTGHWTNRTGVWHTIMGRSMLRDNEVTMADVFSDSGYKTGMFGKWHLGDNYPYRPQDRGFDEVLCHGGGGVGQTPDYWDNAYFDGSYYHNGAPKPVEGFCTDVFFGHAKQFIKECHDDGQPFFAYIAPNAPHGPMHAPEEFSAPYADQSVSLANFFGMIANIDHNVGQLRAYLNDLGLTENTIFIFTTDNGSSSGWKLFNAGMKAGKGSEYDGGHRVPFFIRWPGGGLTGGKDVQPITAHVDVLPTLIDLCDLTTPSGVKFDGTSLTGLLSDPSTAKDWPDRILVTDSQRVKDPIKWRKSSVMTTQWRLINGKELYDIASDPGQTTDVAPRYPDVVSRLTDFYERWWAELEPTFAQSTYIALGAEQAPIVRLTCHDWITTGSTPWNQAHVRSAVNGDANTGFWNVDVAEAGEYTIRLRRWPEEADRAINASLPPGADVPGVAAYRTRPGKAISPVNASVKIGESTAETSVKPGDKEVVLTMQLPAGQTQMSALFETAEGEVFGAYYAYVSRNP from the coding sequence ATGCGACATTTGTTTCTAGCCCTGGCGATGGCCGCGATCACGCTGGCGTGCCAGGCCGCGGACCGTCCCAACGTTGTCCTGATCATCACCGATGACCAGGGTTATGGTGACCTGTCATGCCACGGCAACCCGGTGCTGAAGACGCCGGAACTGGATCGCCTGTATGCCGAATCGGTTCGCTTGGCGGATTACCACGTTTCGCCAACATGTTCGCCGACGCGATCCGCTTTCTTGACCGGACACTGGACCAATCGCACCGGTGTTTGGCACACGATCATGGGGCGGTCGATGCTGCGTGACAACGAAGTCACGATGGCCGACGTCTTTTCCGATTCCGGATACAAGACCGGAATGTTTGGCAAGTGGCACCTGGGCGACAACTATCCCTATCGACCACAAGACCGCGGTTTCGACGAAGTTCTGTGCCACGGCGGTGGCGGCGTCGGCCAGACCCCGGATTACTGGGACAACGCTTACTTTGACGGCAGCTATTACCACAATGGTGCCCCCAAACCGGTGGAAGGGTTTTGCACCGATGTTTTCTTTGGTCATGCCAAGCAATTCATCAAAGAATGTCACGATGACGGCCAACCGTTCTTTGCCTATATCGCACCGAACGCTCCACACGGACCAATGCATGCACCGGAGGAGTTCAGTGCTCCGTATGCGGATCAAAGCGTATCGCTGGCGAACTTCTTCGGGATGATCGCCAACATCGACCATAACGTTGGTCAACTGCGGGCTTACTTGAATGATCTGGGACTGACCGAAAACACGATCTTCATCTTCACGACCGATAACGGATCATCATCGGGATGGAAATTGTTCAACGCCGGGATGAAGGCGGGCAAAGGCAGCGAGTATGACGGCGGCCACCGTGTTCCGTTCTTTATTCGCTGGCCTGGTGGCGGTTTGACCGGTGGAAAAGATGTCCAGCCGATCACGGCCCATGTCGACGTCTTGCCCACATTGATCGATCTGTGTGACTTGACGACACCATCGGGTGTGAAATTCGACGGAACCAGTTTGACGGGACTGTTGAGCGATCCCAGTACGGCGAAAGATTGGCCGGACCGAATCTTGGTCACCGATTCGCAACGGGTCAAAGACCCGATCAAGTGGCGCAAGTCCAGTGTCATGACCACACAGTGGCGGCTGATCAATGGCAAAGAACTGTATGACATTGCGTCGGATCCTGGACAGACCACCGATGTCGCACCGCGGTATCCCGATGTCGTATCGCGTCTGACCGATTTTTATGAACGCTGGTGGGCCGAACTGGAACCGACGTTCGCGCAATCGACGTACATCGCGTTGGGTGCCGAACAAGCCCCGATTGTTCGATTGACCTGTCACGACTGGATCACAACCGGCAGCACGCCGTGGAACCAGGCTCACGTGCGATCGGCCGTCAACGGCGACGCCAATACAGGATTTTGGAACGTCGACGTGGCCGAAGCGGGCGAGTACACGATTCGGCTGCGTCGCTGGCCCGAGGAAGCGGATCGGGCGATCAATGCATCGCTGCCGCCCGGAGCCGACGTGCCCGGTGTGGCCGCGTACCGTACCCGGCCCGGCAAGGCGATTTCACCGGTGAATGCTAGCGTCAAAATCGGCGAATCGACGGCGGAAACCTCGGTGAAGCCGGGCGACAAAGAAGTCGTTTTGACGATGCAATTGCCGGCCGGCCAAACCCAAATGTCGGCCCTGTTCGAAACCGCCGAGGGTGAAGTTTTTGGTGCGTACTATGCGTACGTTTCGCGAAATCCCTAG
- a CDS encoding CHAT domain-containing protein has protein sequence MVRHSATPALLALVVVAVSLVDVQAQPVVGFPGSEPSGTYPNEFYYVALQDYRNGDLELAMDRFDVALGRCRRDINGRWIDSIPVLAMTAECHWHAGNLPACRAALDQVFQLVARHRGWLGRVDWDQLVQPGAVRSPTRGLWPEAAAVRVLTLSRKTSFLSGEQATEQRIAQGGSFEQLNIKSIDAVEVMRGIALASFRRRVLMGPLSNQDPLGTDALESTKYPSELNSVLGKTLIGSMRACERLGVMDDGRVMSDVSKYSTVQGGVHPLAGALMLCDAYATAGTDNWSATPAKARMTANAAAALEQPELVGEAAQLAAGCATSANAVAVATFCKTAALAIGRESRLAALHCLVAAADAAVTAGDAASALELIRQAQTLSSRRDVVQPRIDAYGAYVASRLAALQGTTLQSTGSGASKLDQSLASLSKFALNHSFGRRSVTSMPRVSQLSLIVQATTATRGATAGDEALQRYCAAAPAEVWRRDPVDAMAITMLDKSTALDLWLRLAANDTDGREFLRRLDVVLADRFLRHLPLGGRIAQVRQLATAPETILPTEAVKFLADAGPVFDPLRNAAGQAVPLDADAATVKGNQQEVLATQIALNRGTLPRVIPAPADPTPLADQIPAGRALVTFTRVGTGVIATLTFQGETDIWAVAGANRLGNEVAMVLREIGAMKSRGKRLPENDNWKSAAGKLAKRLFPDSRIEDLKGLQEVVIVPDGLLWYLPFELLPVDEADDVMLGDALSVRYATTPGSAFHPTAPTAANGPIAFVGGSFFQPQDRQANEAAIESVLGRLEQSRRLGVEDKMPSGLLGDSVSVLAVAAAKAPDLKRPLAFNVGAYDGASPMGSLDGWMRLPGPSPRSVVLAGFRTPVGVGKLGGGDELFMTITALQAAGVRDVMITRWAVGGQSTATALSELLPEIPFLGLVGAWQRAKSVLKETELDPAAEPLIPQSEHKREGVTGGQPLFWAGYLLASPTSLQPPPSVPQP, from the coding sequence ATGGTTCGCCACTCCGCCACCCCAGCCCTGCTTGCTCTGGTCGTCGTTGCGGTGTCGTTGGTTGATGTCCAGGCCCAACCGGTCGTCGGATTTCCCGGCAGCGAACCGAGCGGAACCTACCCGAACGAATTCTATTACGTCGCGCTGCAGGACTATCGCAACGGTGACCTGGAACTGGCGATGGACCGGTTTGATGTCGCCTTGGGACGTTGCCGGCGAGACATCAACGGCCGCTGGATTGATTCGATCCCCGTCTTGGCGATGACCGCCGAGTGCCATTGGCACGCCGGCAATCTTCCCGCCTGCCGGGCCGCGCTGGATCAGGTGTTCCAGTTGGTGGCGCGTCACCGTGGATGGCTGGGCCGTGTGGACTGGGACCAACTGGTCCAACCCGGTGCGGTGCGATCTCCGACGCGCGGACTTTGGCCCGAGGCGGCGGCGGTGCGGGTGCTGACGTTGTCCCGCAAGACTTCATTCTTGTCGGGCGAACAGGCCACCGAACAGCGAATCGCCCAGGGCGGATCGTTTGAACAATTGAATATCAAATCGATCGATGCCGTCGAAGTCATGCGTGGCATCGCTCTGGCATCCTTTCGGCGTCGTGTCTTGATGGGCCCGCTCAGCAATCAAGACCCGCTGGGCACCGATGCGTTGGAATCGACAAAGTATCCGTCGGAACTAAATTCGGTTCTGGGCAAGACCTTGATCGGTTCGATGCGTGCCTGTGAACGCTTGGGCGTCATGGACGATGGTCGCGTCATGTCGGATGTTTCCAAATACTCGACAGTGCAGGGCGGTGTGCATCCGCTGGCCGGCGCGTTGATGCTGTGCGACGCCTATGCGACGGCGGGAACGGACAATTGGTCGGCGACACCCGCCAAGGCTCGAATGACCGCCAATGCCGCCGCGGCGCTGGAGCAACCGGAGTTGGTCGGCGAAGCCGCTCAGTTGGCCGCGGGATGCGCGACATCCGCCAATGCCGTTGCTGTCGCCACGTTCTGCAAAACCGCGGCGTTGGCGATCGGTCGCGAATCGCGTTTGGCGGCGCTGCACTGTTTGGTGGCTGCGGCCGACGCGGCGGTCACCGCGGGCGACGCGGCATCGGCTTTGGAATTGATCCGCCAAGCACAGACTTTGTCCTCGCGTCGTGATGTGGTCCAACCACGCATCGATGCTTATGGTGCCTACGTTGCATCCAGGTTGGCGGCCTTGCAGGGAACGACGCTTCAGAGCACAGGATCCGGCGCCAGCAAGCTGGACCAATCGCTGGCCAGCCTTTCCAAGTTCGCACTGAACCATTCGTTCGGTCGGCGCAGCGTGACGTCGATGCCCCGCGTGTCGCAACTGTCGTTGATCGTCCAAGCCACCACAGCGACTCGTGGGGCCACCGCTGGCGACGAAGCGTTGCAACGCTACTGTGCCGCCGCTCCGGCGGAGGTTTGGCGACGTGACCCGGTCGACGCGATGGCGATCACGATGCTGGACAAATCAACGGCGCTCGACTTGTGGCTACGGTTGGCCGCCAACGACACCGATGGTCGCGAATTTCTGCGGCGTCTGGACGTCGTCTTGGCCGACCGCTTCTTGCGTCATTTGCCACTGGGCGGCCGAATCGCTCAGGTGCGTCAACTTGCGACTGCCCCTGAAACCATCCTGCCGACCGAAGCGGTGAAATTCCTGGCTGATGCGGGCCCCGTATTTGATCCTTTGCGAAACGCGGCCGGACAGGCCGTCCCCCTGGATGCCGATGCGGCGACGGTGAAGGGCAACCAGCAAGAGGTCTTGGCGACTCAGATCGCTTTGAACCGTGGAACATTGCCGCGGGTGATTCCGGCGCCCGCCGATCCCACGCCGCTGGCCGACCAGATCCCGGCAGGGCGCGCGCTGGTGACTTTTACGCGTGTGGGAACCGGCGTCATCGCCACCCTGACGTTCCAAGGCGAAACCGACATATGGGCGGTTGCCGGGGCGAACCGATTGGGCAACGAAGTCGCCATGGTGCTGCGTGAAATCGGAGCGATGAAAAGCCGCGGCAAACGGCTGCCCGAAAACGACAACTGGAAATCAGCGGCCGGCAAGTTGGCGAAGCGTCTGTTTCCCGATTCACGCATCGAAGACCTGAAAGGTTTGCAAGAAGTGGTCATCGTTCCGGACGGTCTGTTGTGGTACCTGCCGTTCGAATTGTTGCCCGTCGATGAAGCCGATGACGTCATGTTGGGAGACGCCCTTTCGGTGCGTTACGCCACCACACCGGGGTCGGCATTCCATCCAACCGCACCGACAGCCGCCAATGGACCGATCGCCTTCGTCGGTGGTTCGTTCTTTCAACCCCAAGATCGCCAAGCGAATGAAGCCGCGATCGAATCGGTATTGGGGCGACTGGAACAATCACGACGCCTGGGAGTCGAAGACAAGATGCCCAGCGGATTGCTGGGTGATAGCGTTTCGGTGCTGGCCGTCGCCGCGGCCAAAGCGCCGGATCTGAAACGTCCGCTGGCGTTCAACGTCGGGGCCTACGACGGGGCTTCCCCGATGGGATCGCTGGACGGTTGGATGCGTTTGCCGGGGCCCAGCCCACGGTCGGTCGTCCTGGCCGGTTTCCGTACGCCCGTCGGCGTCGGAAAACTGGGCGGCGGTGACGAACTGTTCATGACGATCACGGCGTTGCAAGCCGCCGGCGTCCGCGACGTGATGATCACTCGCTGGGCGGTGGGAGGCCAATCGACCGCCACGGCCTTGAGCGAACTGTTGCCGGAAATTCCCTTCCTGGGTCTGGTCGGCGCATGGCAGCGGGCCAAAAGCGTGCTGAAAGAGACCGAATTGGATCCGGCGGCCGAACCGTTAATCCCACAGTCCGAACATAAACGCGAAGGGGTCACCGGTGGACAACCGCTGTTTTGGGCGGGATACCTGTTGGCCAGCCCCACATCGCTTCAACCGCCGCCGTCGGTGCCCCAGCCCTGA
- a CDS encoding class I SAM-dependent methyltransferase — protein MSDTLTFLKNFIRSPTQVGAIAPSGRQLVDRMTDWIKWESIRNVVEYGPGTGVFTEAIADRLHPEARFFAIERSPELAATTRQRCPGVNVVEDSASNVQALCRQHDMQNVDAILCGLPWASFPDSLQQEIMDATLAVLRPGGQFVTFAYWQGVILPAGQRFRRRLDQNFSSVHRSPTAWANLPPAFVYRCVR, from the coding sequence ATGTCCGACACCCTGACGTTCCTGAAAAATTTCATCCGATCGCCCACGCAGGTGGGGGCAATCGCGCCCAGCGGACGTCAGTTGGTGGATCGAATGACCGACTGGATCAAGTGGGAATCAATCCGCAATGTCGTCGAATATGGTCCGGGCACCGGGGTGTTTACCGAAGCCATTGCCGATCGACTCCATCCCGAAGCACGCTTTTTTGCGATCGAGCGTTCCCCGGAACTGGCCGCCACCACGCGACAGCGTTGCCCCGGTGTGAACGTCGTCGAAGACAGTGCGTCCAATGTGCAAGCACTTTGCCGACAACACGACATGCAAAACGTCGACGCCATTTTGTGTGGGCTGCCCTGGGCTTCGTTTCCCGATTCGCTGCAACAAGAAATCATGGATGCGACATTGGCGGTGCTGCGTCCCGGCGGGCAATTCGTCACGTTTGCTTATTGGCAAGGCGTCATCCTGCCAGCCGGTCAGCGGTTTCGCCGACGGTTGGACCAGAACTTTTCCAGCGTCCACCGCAGCCCTACCGCGTGGGCCAATTTGCCGCCAGCATTCGTTTATCGCTGTGTGCGTTGA
- a CDS encoding serine/threonine protein kinase translates to MARSRLGPLAIETKLGDHPSRSSVWRAIHLKQKAAVAVKVFNVPFGGTPETRAEFKSEWDQLKTIRHPGIAKCYGGGFEQTDAYLAYELIDGETLDSMLIRRDRLPWETVLDLAEGIVDALEYLHERQMYHGRLQPDKVIVAGLSPILVDMRLARGDGPFQTGRPLEAHELAYRAPETVDDDAATGVKSDLYALGVIMYRCLTGRLPYDADTPTEMRDAVRHAAPTSPATVVMDLPVWMDKLVGQLIHPESASRPAGAAAVKMGLAEVRKRSMSRAGVAEQVSSGFSPVQIGDQSQRDEARVLLGQQIVDLDDDQPVDDASWYDQWWALLLGLAAIIGLLAYFMWPLGEDQMRQRAEDLLAEGTRGAKIQAKISYLQPMLDKFPNGEHATWAADQIEQVEMVEAEHFLSVKMKRNLPLRGEGERLYAEALQYQRFGDDASALAKYRSIVTLLADQDQYRAFVNLARRQIAQIESTGQKGGEAAGIIIAKMKEADSAYRSGNVIAARKIWYSIIDLYADNAAVAPLVQQAQDRIEAVASGAN, encoded by the coding sequence ATGGCACGCAGCCGCCTTGGGCCCCTGGCCATTGAAACGAAGCTCGGGGACCACCCATCGCGCAGTTCCGTTTGGCGGGCCATTCATCTGAAACAGAAGGCCGCCGTTGCCGTCAAAGTCTTCAATGTTCCGTTCGGCGGAACGCCGGAGACCCGCGCCGAATTCAAGTCGGAGTGGGACCAGCTGAAAACGATCCGGCATCCCGGCATTGCCAAGTGCTATGGCGGTGGATTCGAACAAACCGATGCGTATTTGGCTTACGAGCTGATCGACGGTGAAACGCTGGATTCGATGCTGATCCGTCGGGACCGCCTGCCTTGGGAAACGGTTCTGGATCTGGCCGAAGGCATCGTCGACGCGCTGGAATATTTGCACGAGCGGCAGATGTATCACGGTCGGTTGCAGCCGGACAAAGTGATCGTTGCGGGGCTAAGTCCGATCTTGGTTGACATGCGACTTGCCCGTGGCGACGGACCCTTTCAAACCGGCCGACCGCTGGAGGCGCATGAGCTGGCGTACCGCGCCCCGGAAACCGTGGATGATGACGCCGCGACCGGTGTAAAGTCGGATTTGTACGCGTTGGGCGTGATCATGTATCGATGCCTGACCGGTCGTTTGCCGTATGACGCCGATACGCCGACCGAGATGCGTGATGCGGTGCGTCATGCCGCGCCGACATCCCCGGCAACTGTGGTGATGGACTTGCCGGTTTGGATGGACAAATTGGTCGGCCAGTTGATCCACCCCGAATCGGCATCACGGCCGGCGGGCGCGGCCGCGGTCAAAATGGGGTTGGCCGAGGTGCGAAAGCGATCGATGTCTCGGGCTGGTGTCGCCGAACAGGTTTCTTCGGGTTTCAGTCCCGTACAGATCGGCGATCAGAGCCAGCGTGACGAAGCCCGGGTCTTGTTGGGACAACAGATCGTTGACTTGGACGACGATCAGCCTGTCGATGATGCGTCGTGGTACGACCAGTGGTGGGCGTTGCTGCTGGGCCTTGCCGCGATCATCGGATTGCTGGCGTATTTCATGTGGCCTCTTGGCGAAGACCAGATGCGTCAGCGGGCCGAAGACCTGTTGGCCGAGGGGACGCGCGGCGCCAAGATCCAAGCCAAAATCAGTTATCTACAGCCGATGCTGGACAAATTCCCCAACGGTGAACACGCAACTTGGGCCGCGGACCAAATCGAGCAAGTGGAAATGGTCGAAGCGGAGCATTTTCTGTCGGTCAAGATGAAGCGTAATTTGCCTCTGCGTGGTGAAGGCGAACGATTGTACGCCGAAGCACTGCAGTACCAGCGGTTCGGCGACGATGCATCGGCTCTTGCCAAATACCGCAGCATCGTCACGCTGTTGGCCGATCAAGATCAGTACCGGGCATTCGTGAACCTGGCGCGGCGTCAGATTGCCCAGATTGAATCGACCGGCCAAAAAGGTGGCGAAGCGGCGGGAATCATCATCGCAAAGATGAAGGAAGCCGATTCGGCATACCGAAGTGGAAACGTCATCGCGGCCCGAAAAATCTGGTATAGCATCATTGATTTGTACGCCGACAACGCGGCCGTCGCGCCCCTGGTTCAACAAGCCCAAGACCGCATCGAGGCGGTGGCGTCCGGGGCGAATTGA
- a CDS encoding GrpB family protein, producing MDEDADLPIRLSHHDPRWRQEFQQIRSGVLQCGQGMITQVEHIGGTALPGRISQPIIDVLAGVHDANQMDEAALSIEGLYFRPLPPPHWDLSAVRLIKPRGGPVTHQLFLMPIGTPAWHAALAIRDHLRSDTEASLRFEDAKVGIWKRTGGDPEDYPRAKDGVFTHLMEQLNLP from the coding sequence ATGGATGAAGACGCTGATTTGCCGATTCGGCTGAGCCATCACGATCCGCGTTGGCGTCAGGAATTCCAACAGATTCGCAGTGGCGTTTTGCAGTGTGGTCAGGGAATGATCACGCAGGTCGAACACATCGGCGGTACCGCGTTGCCGGGACGCATCAGCCAGCCGATCATCGATGTGCTTGCCGGAGTTCACGATGCGAACCAGATGGACGAAGCGGCCTTGTCGATCGAAGGGCTGTACTTTCGGCCTCTGCCACCACCCCACTGGGATTTGTCTGCGGTGCGGTTGATCAAGCCTCGCGGGGGACCGGTGACGCACCAGTTGTTTCTGATGCCCATCGGCACGCCGGCCTGGCATGCGGCGCTAGCGATTCGCGATCATTTGCGATCCGATACCGAAGCCAGCCTTCGCTTCGAAGACGCCAAAGTCGGCATTTGGAAGCGGACGGGCGGCGATCCGGAGGACTATCCGCGTGCTAAAGACGGCGTGTTCACCCATCTGATGGAACAATTGAACTTACCGTAA